Within the Desulfatibacillum aliphaticivorans DSM 15576 genome, the region TCCCGAACTCTTTTTTTAAAGACGTGAGCCGCGGAGTTCTCATTATGAAGCCTATTGACCTGGAAAAGTTATCAACGAATCGCCGGGAAATACTAAGGGCTGCTCAGCCTCCTCCCAAAAATCCCTATGTCCAAAAGGGCTTATCCCTGGGGATTTCCTCGCTTTTACTGTTCGCCTCCTGGATTCTTTTATCCGGCAAGTTCGACGCTTTTCACCTGAGTTTAGGCGCGGCCTCAAGCCTCTTCGTAGCCTGGATTTCCCGGGACCTCCTTTTTCCGTCCGGAGATGTTGCAACCCTGGCGCGGTCCATGGCGGGCATGGCGGCTTACACGCCCTGGCTTTTACTGCAAATCGTCAAATCCAATATCCATGTTTTACGAATTGCTTTCGCGCGCAATCCTGAACAACTTATTTATCCGCACATAATCAGCATGCACACGAAGCTGAAGGGGGAAATCCCTTTGGTCACCTTTGCAAATTCCATCACTCTCACCCCCGGCACCATTACCATCCAGGTATCCGCCGGAAACGAGGTGAGAATTCACGCCCTGGACTACACCACCGGAGACATGGACGCTCTGCGTGAAATGGAGTCCCGCGTGGCCAGGGCTTTTGGGGAGTCTGACTAACATGCACGGTTTTTTTCTGGGCGCGGCTTTGTTTCTTATTCTGCTCATGGCTCTGTCGCTGTACAGGGCGGCTTACGGCCCTACCGTGGTGGACCGCCTGGTCGGCGCCAACGCCATCGGCTCCAAAACCGTGGTCCTGCTGATCATCATCGGCCATCTTTTTTCGCGGGAGGACATGTTTGTGGATATCGCCCTGGCCTACGCCATGCTGAATTTCATCGCGGTGCTCGCCGCCTCGCGCTACTTTCACAAACGCAAAGGCCTGGACGCCGTGGAAGAGGAAATTACTCCTCGAATTCATTGGGATTAAGGAAAGATGTCATGTTGGACTTATTGGCCGTATTGTTGACTTTGGGGGGCTTGGTTTTTTTCGCCGGCGCCACTATGGGAATTCTCCGATTTCCCGACTTTTACACAAGGCTGCACGCTGCGGGAAAACTGGACACCCTGGGGGCTCTGCTCACTATGGCGGGCTTGGCCGTCTATAATTTGCATCCTTTTTCCATAACAACTCTTTTGACCAGCCTGAAGATCGGCTTCGCGGTAGGCTTTATTTTCATAGCCAGCCCCACGGCCACCCACGCCATTGTGGACGCCGGGGTTCGCGCCGGTCTGCGCCCCTGGGTTAAACAAGAGGACGAACAAAAATGATCTGGCAAGTGGATCTGGCTATTTTGGCGCTGGTGGTCATATGCGCCATAGCGGCCGTTACTGTGCGCGATTTGTTTGGCGCAGGCATTTTGTTTGGCGCTTACAGCTTCATGCTGTGCCTGTTATGGGCTGTCATGGGGGCCGTGGACGTGGCCTTTACCGAGGCTTCCGTGGGCGCGGGGGTCAGCACCGTGTTTTTTATCGCCGCCGTGTTCCGAACCACAAGGAGGACGAAAGATTAAACGCTTCTGGCTAATACCGGTGTTGTGCTGCTGGGGCATGCTGGTGCATGCGACCTTGGACTTTCCGGGTTGGGGGGATCCCAATGCTCCGGCTCATTTGCACGTGGCGCCCGAGTACCTGGAACAAGCCTACGAGGAAACCGCCACGCCCAACGTGGTCACCGCCGTCCTGGCCGACTATCGCGGTTACGACACCATGTTCGAAACCGCCGTTATTTTTTCCGCCGGCCTTGCCTGTTTCTTCCTGCTTCGAGTCCAGCCAAGGAAAGAGGAGGAGGAAGACCGTTTTTTTCGCCACCTTGCCACGGACATGGTCATCCGTATACGAACCCCGTCCATGCACGTGCCTGACTCCCCCTATTTGCAGCAACTGGACCCCTACTGGACGCCTCGAAGCCTCATTGTAAGGGCGGCCTGCAGGGTGCTTACGCCGTTCATTCAGCTATTTGCGCTGTACGTGGTGGCGCATGGGCACCACAGCCCGGGGGGAGGCTTCCAGGGCGGCGTCATCCTGGGAGCTTCGTTCATTTTAATCGCCCTGTCCCATGATTTACGGACCAGCATGAAAATGACCCCGGAAAAGCTGATGGGCGTGTTGAGCCCGGCGGGAGTGTTGATCTATGCGGGAGTAGGCGCCCTGTGCGTTGTGGCCGGACACAATTTTTTGGATTACGGGGCCTTGGCCGAATGGCTCGGGACGGCCCCGGAGGCCGCCCGTTCGTTGGGAATATTATTCGTGGAAGTGGGCGTGGCCGTGTGCGTCATGGCCACCATGATAATCATCTACGCCAATCTGTCTTCAGCCGGCGGCTACAAACAAGGACTCTGATCAGACATGGAATCGATAACCGGCCTCATCCTCGCAAAATACAACTACTGGATGTACATATCGCTTATGATGATAGGCCTCTACGCCATGATCGCCAAAAACAATCTGGTTAAGAAGATCATCGGCATGAACATCCTGCAGACGGCCATCATCTTGTTTTACATTTCCATCGGCGCAAAAAAAGGCGCAACCATCCCCATTATCATGCATTCGGAGGGACACGGGCATGAGGCGGTGCATGCCGTCCAGTACATGAATCCCTTGCCCCATGTGCTTATGTTGACGGCTATCGTGGTTTCTGTGGCCACGTTAGGGGTGGCCTTGGCCCTGGCGATCCGTTTGTACGCCCGTTTCGGGACCCTGGAGGAGGACGAAATCAACGATCAGATACGGGAGGCCCCGTGAATCAATATCCGGCCTTTCTCATCATAGCGCCGCTTCTCGCGGCATGCCTGATTGCAGCCGCAGCATGGCTGCGCAGGTCCTTGTGCTTCCCCATAGCGGTCCTGGGTTTGGGGACGTCCTTTCTTTCCTCTCTGGGCGTCGCCGCGCGCGTCCTGGCTGAGGGCCATTTTCAATACCGCATGGGCGGATGGGCGCCGCCTTTGGGCATCGCCCTGGAAGTGGATTACCTGAACGCGCCGGTGCTTGTGGCGGTCTCCGGGGCCGCCCTGGTCAGCCTGATTGCAACGCGTCAAATCGTAGAAAGGGAACAGGGGCCTAAAGCTCCCGCCTTTTACACCTTGATGGTGCTGGCCGTCACCGGCATGCTGGGCATGACCGCCACCGGTGACGCCTTCAACCTGTACGTTCTGCTGGAAATCTCCTCCATTACCGGATACGCCCTCACCGCTTCGGGGGATCGTTTGGCGCCGCTCGCAAGCCTGCGGTATTTACTGCTTGGTACGATAGGGGCTTCGTTTTATCTTTTGGGCGTAGGGCTCCTTTATATGATGACCGGCACCCTGAACATGGCGGATTTAAGCGGGCTTTTGCCGGCATTGTACGGCTCGGACGCCGTTTTCGCCGCCTTCCTGCTCATCTTGTGCGGAATCTGGCTGAAGGCGGCCTTGTTTCCCTTGCACGCCTGGCTGCCGGGCGCCTATTCCCACGCAAGCCACGCCTCCGCCTGCCTCTTGGCCCCCCTCATGACCAAGGTGATGATTTACGTCATGCTGCGGATTATGTTCACTGTTTTCACCCCCGCTTACGTGTTTGAACAAATATCCTTGGAGGGATTTGTGGTGACCCTCGCCGTCGTCGCCGTCGTCGCCGGCTCGCTCATGGCCCTGGCGCAGCGAAACTTACGGCGTATGGCCGTGTACATAGTGGTTGCGGAAGTGGGCTACATGGTCGGAGGCGCCTGGCTGGGAAACCAGACCGCGTGGACGGGCGCCATCCTGCATCTTTTGAACGACGTCCTCATGACCTTGTGCCTGTTTTTGGCCATAGCCGCCCTGGCCGGCAGAATGGAAACCACGGATTTTAAGGATCTTGAAGGCCTTTTTTCAACAATGCCGTTTTCCATGGGCGCCCTGGTTTTGGGCGCCATGTCCATCATCGGCGTTCCGCCCGCGTGCGGGTTCTTCAGCAAATGGTTCTTGCTGAAAGGCGCCATTGAGGCGGGGAGGTACGACTTCCTGGCGGCCCTTTTGTTTTCCAGCTTGATCAACGTGGTCCTCTTTTTCCGATTGTTCGAGTACGCCCTGTATTCCGGGGACGATCATCACGGCCATGGAGGACACAAATATATTGAAATTCATGAGGCGCCGCTGTCCCTGGTTGCGTCCTTATGGGCGGCGGCCGCCGGAATACTGGCCGTGGGGTTTTATTCCGGCTCAATCGTAAACAATTTCATCAAACCGGCGCTTATGTGACGGCGCATCCCGGAGCCTGAGAGTGCACGAAATCGTCTCCATTCGGCCCCTTCTGGCGGTAATCGCGTCCCTGGCTGTGACGCCCATCCTGCTCTCCGCCCGCTCTCCCAATGTGCGGGAGGGATGGACCTTTGCGGCGGGCGCCGTAAAGCTGGGAATCGTCCTTTCCATGCTGCCCGCCGTGCTTGGCGGAAACGTTTTTTGTTTCGCTCTGACGGAAGTGATCCCCGGAATTCGCCTGGCTTTTCGCGTGGACGCCATGGGCATGTTGTTCGCCCTGGTGGCTTCCACCCTGTGGATCGTAACCTCGGCCTATTCCATCGGCTACATGCGCGGCCTGGACGAGCACTCCCAAACCCGATACTACTGCTTTTTTGCGATTGCTCTCTCCGCAACCATCGGGGCGGCCTTCGCCGCCAACCTTGTCACCCTGTACATGTTCTACGAAATTCTTTCGTTCGCCACCTATCCTCTGGTCACCCACCATCAGGATGAAGAGGCCAAAATCTCCGGCCGCAAATACCTGTTTTTTATTGTAGGCGGATCCGTGGTTTTGGTTTTGCCGGCCATGATCATCTGCCACATGAAGGCCGGAACCCTGGACTTTGCGCCTCAGGGATTTTTGGCCGGACATGTGACCCAGGGCTTGGCAACCGTGCTTCTTCTTTTGTTCGTGTTCGGTTTGGCCAAGGCCGCGCTCATGCCCATGCATTCCTGGCTGCCGGCCGCCATGGTGGCGCCGACTCCGGTGTCCGCGCTGCTGCACGCAGTGGCGGTGGTCAAGGTGGGGGCTTTTTCTGTAGCCCGGGTTCTCACCGGGGTTTTCGGCGTCGATCTTTTAGCGCAATACGGGCTGGGAACCTTGCTGGCCGTGCTGGCTTCCATCACCATTTTGGTCGCTTCCTTTATCGCCTTATCCCAGGACGGGCTCAAAAGGCGGCTGGCCTTTTCCACCATTGGGCAGTTATCGTACATCCTTTTGGGCGTGGCCCTTTTAACGCCTAAAGGCATAACCGGCGGACTGGTGCACATCGCCATGCACGCCTTTGGGAAGATCACCCTGTTTTTTTGCGCAGGGGCGATTTTTGTCGCTGCGGGAATAAAAAACATCTCCGAAATGAAAGGGCTCGGCCGGCGCATGCCCATAACCATGGGCGCCTTTTTTATCGGCAGCCTGTCCGTGATCGGGCTGCCGCCCGGCGGCGGATTCATTTCCAAGTGGTTCCTGGCGCTGGGCGCCCTGGAATCCCATGAACTGGCCTTTTTAGGCGTGCTGCTTTTCAGCTCTTTTTTAAATGCGGCGTATTTTCTGCCAATCGCCTACAACGCGTTTTTCGCCAAGCCGCCGGATGACGCCAAGGACGCGGGCTTTCAGGAAGCCCCGCCATGGTGCGTGGCCCCCCTGGCGTTCACCGCCATGGCTTCGGTGTGGCTGTTTTTCAATCCCTGGCCCTTTCTTGACTTGGCGCGGCTCGCCGCGGCTCAGGTTATAGGAGGTTAAGCATGGCCGACAAAAAGCCCGGGCCGGACCGGGAGGAAATCATGATTCTGGACCACGAGCCTCAACCGGGCTA harbors:
- a CDS encoding Na+/H+ antiporter subunit E, which encodes MKPIDLEKLSTNRREILRAAQPPPKNPYVQKGLSLGISSLLLFASWILLSGKFDAFHLSLGAASSLFVAWISRDLLFPSGDVATLARSMAGMAAYTPWLLLQIVKSNIHVLRIAFARNPEQLIYPHIISMHTKLKGEIPLVTFANSITLTPGTITIQVSAGNEVRIHALDYTTGDMDALREMESRVARAFGESD
- a CDS encoding monovalent cation/H+ antiporter complex subunit F; amino-acid sequence: MHGFFLGAALFLILLMALSLYRAAYGPTVVDRLVGANAIGSKTVVLLIIIGHLFSREDMFVDIALAYAMLNFIAVLAASRYFHKRKGLDAVEEEITPRIHWD
- the mnhG gene encoding monovalent cation/H(+) antiporter subunit G, with amino-acid sequence MLDLLAVLLTLGGLVFFAGATMGILRFPDFYTRLHAAGKLDTLGALLTMAGLAVYNLHPFSITTLLTSLKIGFAVGFIFIASPTATHAIVDAGVRAGLRPWVKQEDEQK
- a CDS encoding Na(+)/H(+) antiporter subunit B, which translates into the protein MIWQVDLAILALVVICAIAAVTVRDLFGAGILFGAYSFMLCLLWAVMGAVDVAFTEASVGAGVSTVFFIAAVFRTTRRTKD
- a CDS encoding Na(+)/H(+) antiporter subunit B, with amino-acid sequence MLCCWGMLVHATLDFPGWGDPNAPAHLHVAPEYLEQAYEETATPNVVTAVLADYRGYDTMFETAVIFSAGLACFFLLRVQPRKEEEEDRFFRHLATDMVIRIRTPSMHVPDSPYLQQLDPYWTPRSLIVRAACRVLTPFIQLFALYVVAHGHHSPGGGFQGGVILGASFILIALSHDLRTSMKMTPEKLMGVLSPAGVLIYAGVGALCVVAGHNFLDYGALAEWLGTAPEAARSLGILFVEVGVAVCVMATMIIIYANLSSAGGYKQGL
- a CDS encoding cation:proton antiporter subunit C, with amino-acid sequence MESITGLILAKYNYWMYISLMMIGLYAMIAKNNLVKKIIGMNILQTAIILFYISIGAKKGATIPIIMHSEGHGHEAVHAVQYMNPLPHVLMLTAIVVSVATLGVALALAIRLYARFGTLEEDEINDQIREAP
- a CDS encoding proton-conducting transporter membrane subunit; amino-acid sequence: MNQYPAFLIIAPLLAACLIAAAAWLRRSLCFPIAVLGLGTSFLSSLGVAARVLAEGHFQYRMGGWAPPLGIALEVDYLNAPVLVAVSGAALVSLIATRQIVEREQGPKAPAFYTLMVLAVTGMLGMTATGDAFNLYVLLEISSITGYALTASGDRLAPLASLRYLLLGTIGASFYLLGVGLLYMMTGTLNMADLSGLLPALYGSDAVFAAFLLILCGIWLKAALFPLHAWLPGAYSHASHASACLLAPLMTKVMIYVMLRIMFTVFTPAYVFEQISLEGFVVTLAVVAVVAGSLMALAQRNLRRMAVYIVVAEVGYMVGGAWLGNQTAWTGAILHLLNDVLMTLCLFLAIAALAGRMETTDFKDLEGLFSTMPFSMGALVLGAMSIIGVPPACGFFSKWFLLKGAIEAGRYDFLAALLFSSLINVVLFFRLFEYALYSGDDHHGHGGHKYIEIHEAPLSLVASLWAAAAGILAVGFYSGSIVNNFIKPALM
- a CDS encoding monovalent cation/H+ antiporter subunit D family protein, with the protein product MHEIVSIRPLLAVIASLAVTPILLSARSPNVREGWTFAAGAVKLGIVLSMLPAVLGGNVFCFALTEVIPGIRLAFRVDAMGMLFALVASTLWIVTSAYSIGYMRGLDEHSQTRYYCFFAIALSATIGAAFAANLVTLYMFYEILSFATYPLVTHHQDEEAKISGRKYLFFIVGGSVVLVLPAMIICHMKAGTLDFAPQGFLAGHVTQGLATVLLLLFVFGLAKAALMPMHSWLPAAMVAPTPVSALLHAVAVVKVGAFSVARVLTGVFGVDLLAQYGLGTLLAVLASITILVASFIALSQDGLKRRLAFSTIGQLSYILLGVALLTPKGITGGLVHIAMHAFGKITLFFCAGAIFVAAGIKNISEMKGLGRRMPITMGAFFIGSLSVIGLPPGGGFISKWFLALGALESHELAFLGVLLFSSFLNAAYFLPIAYNAFFAKPPDDAKDAGFQEAPPWCVAPLAFTAMASVWLFFNPWPFLDLARLAAAQVIGG